GTTTTCAGACAGCGCGAACGCCAGTACATTTATTACGACGAGTGGATCAAGTGGCACAAGGAAGTGCTGCCCAAGAATATCCGGGCGATGCACCGCCACAAACCACTGTAATTACCGGCATAGTCACCCTGAACTTGTTTTTAATAGCCACTTGCAGCTTTGCTACTTAGTGGATATAATCCTCGGAACGGGGACAGGGTCGGAAATCTGATGTTGACCGGCGTCAGCATGACTTCGGATACCCGTCTTTCAGGCGCACGTCGTAGAAGGCGCGGTCACCGCCGATGAACTTCGGGCGGGTGCGGGCGGCGGCGAGTGAGGCCTGCCCGATGTTTTTCTGCGAGAGGCGGAGGGGTACGGCGACTTCTTTTAAGTGCATGCCGATAAGGGTGCCGCCTATGTCGAGGCCAGCGTCGGCCTTGATATGCTCGATGGCGACGGGGTTCTTGAATGCCTTGTAGCAGGCGGTCGCGAACGAGCCGCCGGCTTTGGGCTGAGGGACGACGTTCACGATTTCGGCGTTCGGGACGGCCTCGCGTTCGATAATGATGGCACGGTTCAGGTGCTCGCAGCACTGCGCGGCGATAAAGATTCCGCGCGGTGCGAAAACTCCCTGGAGCGCTTCGAAAATGGTCTTGCCCGCTTCGGGAACGGAATGGCTCCCGAGCTTTTGACCGAGCGTTTCGCTCGTGCTGCATCCGATTACGACAATCTGGCCTTTGCCCAGGTGCGCCGCCTCGACGAGTTCTTCCGCTGCGCGTGTCGCATCCGCGCGGAGTTGCTCCAGGATGCCCTTGTCTTCGATTTCGTAAGTTATGCCTGCCATTTTCTGCGTCCTTTTTTTACAGACGTAAAATAACAACAATACAATAGGGTGTCAATGACGTGCGCCGAAAAGAAATTGCCCTAAACGTCGATTGAATGGTCTAACCGTGAGCACCAAAGCCACAGGCGTTAAGCCGTGGCGGGTGCGAGAGCGAGTGAGAGACCGGAGGTCTTGATACCCCAAATGACGAACGAGCGGTCTAACCGTGAGCGCCAAAGCCACAGGCGTTAAGCCGTGGCGTGTGCGAGAGCGAGTGAGAGACCGGAGGTCTTGATACCTCAAACGTCGAGCGAGCGGTCTAACCGTGAGCACCAAAGCCACAGGCGTTAAGCCGTGGCGTGTGCGAGAGCGAGTGAGAGACCGGAGGTCTTGATACCCCAAACGTCGAGCGAGCGGTCTAAAAAAGACTTGCCATTTCTGGCAAGTCTTTGGGTTTGGTTATGGAGGTAAATTCTAGAACTGCTCGAAGAACTTGTGGACTTCTTCAGGAACCCATGTCTGTTCCCAGTTCCAGCCGATGCCCATGTTGCCGGTGTCGTGAGCGGTCCACTGGTGGTCTCCGGGCCAGCTGCACCACTTGACCGGGAAGCGTTCGTCAACGTTCTTGAAGTCATAGCAGACGTGTCCGGTATTGCCTCTGACTTCTTCGGGCTTTTCGCTGCTTGCGTCAGTAAAGTTTTCGTCGGCGTCGGCCTTGCCGTTGCGCTTCAGGATTCTCGGGAGGGCGCTGGTCTTGGCGCGGCTGTAATCGCAGCGGCTGTCATTCACGCCATGTACGTTCATCCAAGCGATGGGCAGGTTCTTCATGTTGTTGCCTTCGGGGAGCCAGATGTTGTAATCGGCCACAGCGTAGGTAGCGGCAGCGCGCACGCGGCTCTGCATGTCCTGCATCAAGGAGTAGCTGAACATGGCGCCGTAGCTGAAGCCCGTAATGAACACGCGGCTTGTATCGATGCAATAGTTCTCGTTCAGAGCGGTAAGCGTCTGGGCGAAGAAATCGTGGTCGCCCTGGCCCTTGTTCCAGAGGCCTCCGATAGCATCGAGCGAGACGAAAATATAGTCTCCGTTCTTGTCGAGCACCTGCTGGCCATAGTAAGGAGTCGGATGGTCGTAGTCCGCGGCATGGTGCACGAAGTCCTCGCCGTTACTACCGTAGCAGTGCAGCGCAAAGAGCACCTTGTGCGGCTTGTTGTTGTCGTAGTTCTTGGGCAGCGTGATGAAGTATTTGCGCGTGTCGCTACCGACCCTGATCTCGAACTGTTCGCCGTTTTCGACGCTCTTGACCTTTTTGAGCGTGGAGTTGGTGCCGCATCCCTTGCTGGGGGTGGGGTCGTTGCCAATAGCGTAGCCGAACTTGAACTGCGGAGCGGTTGCCTTGAGCTTCACGTCGAGCGTGGTATCGAGCGTGCCGAGCGGTACGGTAAGCGTATCGAAGCCTTCGGCGACGAAGCGGACGGCTTCGCCCTGCTGGATTTCCTTCATGAGGCTTCCGGTCTGCGTACCGAATGTACCGCTGTAGTTGCCTTCTGTAGAGAACTTGAAATTCTGCTTGGCGCTACCCACGGAAACCTGCGTAAAGTAAGTGCCACGGGCCTTGACGGCCTTGCTCAAATCATAAGAACCAGAGCCTTGCAAGGTCTTCTTAAAAACTTGGTGGCCCAGCGAGTTGAAAATCTTTAGTTGTACTGGAGATGTACTGCTCTGCGAGTACGAAAGAATGCCGTTATTGATTCCGATGTAACCGACGGAATTACGGAAGGAGTGGATTGCCGTGAGGGTATCATCCGGCTCGTCTTCGTGAATGGTGAATTTGCCCTGGTCGTCGGTCGTGGTGGATTTGCCTTCCTTGAGGAGGCTTACCGAGGCTCCCTTGAGGGCTTTGCCTTGTTCATCGGAAACGGTACCCGACAGGGAAT
The genomic region above belongs to Fibrobacter sp. and contains:
- a CDS encoding TIGR01440 family protein encodes the protein MAGITYEIEDKGILEQLRADATRAAEELVEAAHLGKGQIVVIGCSTSETLGQKLGSHSVPEAGKTIFEALQGVFAPRGIFIAAQCCEHLNRAIIIEREAVPNAEIVNVVPQPKAGGSFATACYKAFKNPVAIEHIKADAGLDIGGTLIGMHLKEVAVPLRLSQKNIGQASLAAARTRPKFIGGDRAFYDVRLKDGYPKSC
- a CDS encoding carboxypeptidase regulatory-like domain-containing protein; this encodes MSIKTNNLLTTACLLAVCGMASAYSLSGTVSDEQGKALKGASVSLLKEGKSTTTDDQGKFTIHEDEPDDTLTAIHSFRNSVGYIGINNGILSYSQSSTSPVQLKIFNSLGHQVFKKTLQGSGSYDLSKAVKARGTYFTQVSVGSAKQNFKFSTEGNYSGTFGTQTGSLMKEIQQGEAVRFVAEGFDTLTVPLGTLDTTLDVKLKATAPQFKFGYAIGNDPTPSKGCGTNSTLKKVKSVENGEQFEIRVGSDTRKYFITLPKNYDNNKPHKVLFALHCYGSNGEDFVHHAADYDHPTPYYGQQVLDKNGDYIFVSLDAIGGLWNKGQGDHDFFAQTLTALNENYCIDTSRVFITGFSYGAMFSYSLMQDMQSRVRAAATYAVADYNIWLPEGNNMKNLPIAWMNVHGVNDSRCDYSRAKTSALPRILKRNGKADADENFTDASSEKPEEVRGNTGHVCYDFKNVDERFPVKWCSWPGDHQWTAHDTGNMGIGWNWEQTWVPEEVHKFFEQF